From the Kogia breviceps isolate mKogBre1 chromosome 3, mKogBre1 haplotype 1, whole genome shotgun sequence genome, one window contains:
- the FOXB1 gene encoding forkhead box protein B1 has product MPRPGRNTYSDQKPPYSYISLTAMAIQSSPEKMLPLSEIYKFIMDRFPYYRENTQRWQNSLRHNLSFNDCFIKIPRRPDQPGKGSFWALHPSCGDMFENGSFLRRRKRFKVLKSDHLAPSKPADAAQYLQQQAKLRLSALAASGTHLPQMPAAAYNLGGVAQPSGFKHPFAIENIIAREYKMPGGLAFSAMQPVPAAYPLPNQLTTMGSSLGTGWPHVYGSAGMIDSATPISMASGDYSAYGVPLKPLCHAAGQTLPAIPVPIKPTPAAVPALPALPAPIPTLLSNSPPSLSPTSSQTATSQSSPATPSETLTSPASALHSVAVH; this is encoded by the coding sequence ATGCCTCGGCCCGGCCGCAACACGTACAGCGACCAGAAGCCGCCGTACTCGTATATCTCGCTGACCGCCATGGCCATCCAGAGCTCGCCCGAAAAGATGCTGCCCTTGAGCGAGATCTACAAGTTCATCATGGACCGCTTCCCCTACTACCGGGAGAACACGCAGCGCTGGCAGAACAGCCTGCGCCACAACCTTTCCTTCAACGACTGCTTCATCAAGATACCGCGGCGGCCGGACCAGCCCGGCAAGGGCAGCTTCTGGGCGCTGCACCCCAGCTGCGGGGACATGTTCGAGAACGGCAGCTTCCTGAGGCGCCGCAAGCGCTTCAAGGTGCTCAAGTCGGACCACCTGGCGCCCAGCAAGCCCGCTGACGCGGCGCAGTACCTGCAGCAGCAGGCCAAGCTGCGCCTCAGCGCGCTGGCGGCCTCGGGCACGCACCTGCCGCAGATGCCCGCCGCCGCCTACAACCTGGGCGGCGTGGCGCAGCCGTCGGGCTTCAAGCATCCCTTCGCCATCGAGAATATCATCGCGCGCGAGTACAAGATGCCTGGGGGACTGGCCTTCTCCGCCATGCAGCCCGTGCCCGCCGCCTACCCGCTCCCCAACCAGTTGACTACCATGGGCAGCTCGCTGGGTACTGGCTGGCCGCACGTGTACGGTTCGGCGGGCATGATCGATTCGGCCACCCCCATCTCCATGGCTAGCGGCGATTACAGCGCCTACGGCGTGCCCTTGAAGCCTCTGTGCCACGCAGCGGGCCAGACGCTGCCCGCCATTCCCGTGCCCATTAAGCCCACGCCGGCCGCAGTGCCCGCGCTGCCCGCGCTGCCCGCGCCCATCCCCACCCTGCTCTCGAACTCGCCGCCCTCGCTCAGCCCCACGTCCTCTCAAACAGCCACCAGCCAAAGCAGCCCCGCCACTCCCAGCGAAACGCTCACCAGCCCGGCCTCCGCCCTGCACTCAGTGGCGGTGCACTGA